Within the Amycolatopsis sp. 195334CR genome, the region CGGGGTGGTGGACGGGCGGACGCCGGGCTTCGGCCTGCTGGGACTGCGCGAGCGGGCGGCGGGCCTCGGCGGGCGGCTGAGCTTCGAGCCCGCCAACGGGAAGGGCAGCGAACTGAGCATGGAGGTACCGGAATGAGCGTGGTCCGCGTGGTGCTCGTGGACGATCAGGCGCTCTTCCGCGAAGCGCTGGCGACCCTGCTGGCCATTCGCGACGACATCGAGGTGGTCGGCGAGGCGGGCAACGGCGAGGAGGCGCTGCGCCGGGTCGCCGGACTCGAACCCGACGTCGTGCTGATGGACCTGCGCATGCCCGTGCTTGACGGGGTCGCGGCCACCCGGCGGCTGCGGGCCGAACACGCGAACGTGCAGGTCATCGCGCTGACCACGTTCGACGACGACGAGGACGTGTTCGCCGCGCTGCGGGCCGGCGCGGTCGGTTACCTGCTCAAGGACGTGTCCTCGGCGCGGCTGGTGGAGGCGGTGCTGGCCGCGGCCCGCGGGGAGTCGGTGCTGCAGCCGTCGGTCGCGGCGAAGGTGGTGGCCCGGTTCGCCCAGCTGCCCGACGCCGACCCGGAACCACGGCCGCAGCCGCTGGTCGTGCCGCTGTCGGACCGTGAGCTGGAAGTGCTGCGCCTGCTGGCCGACGGCCACAGCAACCGCGAGATCGCCGCGTCCGTGTTCCTCGCCGAGGGCACGGTGAAGAACCACGTGACCAACGTGCTCGCCAAGCTGGGCGCCCGCGACCGCACCCAGGCCGCCCTGCGTGCCCGCGCGCTCGGCCTGCTCTGAGGTCATGCCGCGGCATGACCCCCATCCATGACCTCCGGCACCTGGCAACGGGGCCCGGAACGGCGATTCTCGACGGCGACAGTTCACCGAGAACCGGAGGTCCCCGTGATGACTACCGCCGCGCCCGGCCGGAGCACCACCCGCAAGTTCGTCCGCTTCGCCGCGCACTACCTGGAAATGGTCGTCGCCATGCTGGTCGGCATGTTCGCGCTGGGCCCGTTGTGGCCCGAGGCGTGGGTGGCCAGACCGGACGTGGCCGCGTTGGTGATGGCCTTCGACATGACCGTGCCGATGGTGCTGTGGATGGCGATCCGGCGGCACTCGTGGCCGCGGATCTGGGAGATGGCCGCGGTGATGTTCCTGCCGTTCCTCGTGCTGCTGGTGCCGTACTGGTTCGGCGTGCTGTCCGGATCGGTGGTGATGGTCGCCGGGCACGTGATCATGTTCCCGCTGATGCTGGCCGCCATGGTGTGGCGCCGCGCCGAGTACTGGCACTGACGCCGTGCGCACCTTCCTCAAGCGCGGCCTCGGCGTGCTCGCCGTGGTCGTCGCCGTCCTGCTGGTCCCGGCCGCCGGGGCGACCGTTTCGGCCCTGTCGGCGTTCGGCGCGCTCTACGCCCCCGGCCCGGAGCGGGGCGTCCCGGCGGCGGCCCCGCTCCCCCACGACCCCAGCAAGCCCACCGCCGTGGTCGTCGTCGGCGACCACGGCGCCGTGGTCTCGGATGTGCTTGCGCCGTACGAAGTTCTCGCCGCCACCGGGCGGTTCAACCTCTACACGGTGGCGTCGCAGCGCCGCCCGCTGACGTTGACCGGTGGCCTCGACCTCGTGCCCGACCTCACCTTCGCCGAACTCGCCGCCAGGACACCCGCCGCCGATCTGGTCGTGGTGCCCGCGCTGCCCGACGTCGGTGAGCCCAGCACCGCCCCGGTCACCGAGTGGCTGCGCACGCAGGCCGCCGGTGGCGCACAACTGCTGAGCGTGTGCAACGGGTCGGGCGTGCTCGCCTCGGCGGGACTGCTCGACGGGCGGCCCGCCACCTCGCACTGGCTGCGGATCGGCGAGTTCGAAAGCGACTACCCGGCCGTGAACTGGGTGCGGGGACAGCGCTTCGTCGACGACGGCGACATCGTCTCCACCGCCGGGATCCTGTCCGGGGTGGACGGCACGCTGCACGTGATCGGGCGGCTGGTGGGCCCGGAGGCCGCCCGTGCCGCCGCGGCGGCGGTCGGCTGGGGGTACGCCGATCCGCCGGTGACGCCCGAAGCCGGGATGCCGGACCCGGTCGCGATCATCAACGCGGGGTTCACCTGGAACCCGCCGGAGATCGGCGTGCTGCTCACCGACGGCACCGGCGAGATCGAGCTGGCCTCGGTGTTCGACGTGCACGGCGGCCAGTCGCTGGCCGCCCGGACGCTGGCGCTGACCGAGGACGGCGGCCCGATCCGCTCGCGGCACGGGCTGACCTTCCTGCCGCGCGACGACCTGACCGCCGCCGCGCCCCGGCTGGACCGCCTGCTGGTGCCCGGTGCCGCCGCCCAGGACGTGCCGGTCGCCGACGGCCCGGCGCCG harbors:
- a CDS encoding response regulator transcription factor; the protein is MSVVRVVLVDDQALFREALATLLAIRDDIEVVGEAGNGEEALRRVAGLEPDVVLMDLRMPVLDGVAATRRLRAEHANVQVIALTTFDDDEDVFAALRAGAVGYLLKDVSSARLVEAVLAAARGESVLQPSVAAKVVARFAQLPDADPEPRPQPLVVPLSDRELEVLRLLADGHSNREIAASVFLAEGTVKNHVTNVLAKLGARDRTQAALRARALGLL
- a CDS encoding DJ-1/PfpI family protein, translating into MRTFLKRGLGVLAVVVAVLLVPAAGATVSALSAFGALYAPGPERGVPAAAPLPHDPSKPTAVVVVGDHGAVVSDVLAPYEVLAATGRFNLYTVASQRRPLTLTGGLDLVPDLTFAELAARTPAADLVVVPALPDVGEPSTAPVTEWLRTQAAGGAQLLSVCNGSGVLASAGLLDGRPATSHWLRIGEFESDYPAVNWVRGQRFVDDGDIVSTAGILSGVDGTLHVIGRLVGPEAARAAAAAVGWGYADPPVTPEAGMPDPVAIINAGFTWNPPEIGVLLTDGTGEIELASVFDVHGGQSLAARTLALTEDGGPIRSRHGLTFLPRDDLTAAAPRLDRLLVPGAAAQDVPVADGPAPEYVHRQPGFAYEATVRDLAGTTDVATARWTAKVLELPADGLVLDGPAWPWTLTLLPVLLVALGGAAVWGIRKWFVQKRH